The Carnobacterium divergens genome includes a window with the following:
- a CDS encoding DUF2207 domain-containing protein — protein sequence MKKYLVGFIVIIGIGLAFPNQVAADRSYTIDQYDVDIQLQKDGSANYEERILYQFDGAFNGVFYDLNLTGRRNDSDISAVEVRTQPFKGKETAPYKENSSGENQTYQLTKNNGIAKFKVFNQVTNAKQTVIYRYHLRNVVTNYRDIAELNQMVIGKEWQDTLNNVQVTIHLPEGTTSGDLRAWAHGSLNGNVKLENNHTVRLTSNKNPANSPIEARVIFPTSITSDNQNKVDSNQLDKILSSEKTAAENANKKRKTVMGVSYSLAGLAVIILIVGSFHVRKIAKKEKFSLLVPEHLYDIPVDITPAVMYHATTNQLPRTTDLTATIMDLVRKGQLTIEEIEIDIPSIRRNKKREKTFLIKKVTTPKPVQLLEHERYLQTWLIEEVGNGQEVTLKQIEDYGKKDVKKAEIFTKKYSNWQQKVKQASINLGYIKSNSQKALAVAMTYGVVLVLLGIGTILTMLMLNGFYPIVAVAVSVAAILSFVQWIGYFPVRTLEGETAIKQWAAFKQMLKDVSNLKMADVGSVILWDHFLVYAISLGVSKEVINALAVQFPQADLGTMNVGHYYLYGAAWNMGANGAFNHAFESSFTNAMGSAISNSSNASGTGGGFSGGSSGGFGGGGGGAF from the coding sequence ATGAAAAAATATTTAGTTGGTTTTATTGTCATTATTGGAATAGGGCTCGCTTTTCCAAATCAGGTAGCAGCGGATCGTTCCTATACAATTGATCAATATGATGTTGACATTCAATTGCAAAAAGATGGCAGTGCAAACTATGAAGAGCGGATTTTGTATCAATTTGACGGAGCCTTTAACGGTGTTTTTTATGATTTAAATTTAACAGGTAGACGCAATGATTCAGACATTTCAGCTGTGGAAGTTCGAACACAGCCATTTAAAGGAAAAGAAACAGCGCCTTACAAAGAAAATTCTTCAGGGGAAAATCAAACCTATCAACTGACAAAGAACAATGGAATCGCTAAGTTTAAAGTATTCAATCAAGTAACAAATGCAAAACAAACGGTGATTTATCGGTATCATTTAAGGAACGTAGTAACCAACTATCGGGATATAGCAGAACTAAATCAAATGGTTATTGGAAAAGAGTGGCAAGACACACTAAATAATGTTCAAGTAACGATACACTTACCTGAAGGAACAACTAGTGGCGATTTACGAGCGTGGGCACACGGCTCCTTGAATGGAAATGTAAAATTAGAAAATAATCACACAGTTCGGCTAACAAGTAATAAGAATCCAGCGAATAGTCCTATTGAGGCCAGAGTTATCTTTCCTACATCCATCACCAGCGACAATCAAAATAAAGTAGACTCGAATCAATTAGATAAAATTCTTTCTTCAGAAAAAACAGCAGCAGAAAACGCGAATAAAAAGCGGAAAACAGTGATGGGTGTTAGTTACAGTCTTGCGGGGCTTGCTGTTATTATTTTAATTGTGGGTTCATTTCATGTTCGAAAAATAGCTAAAAAAGAAAAATTTTCACTTTTAGTTCCAGAGCATCTGTATGACATTCCAGTGGATATTACCCCTGCGGTGATGTATCACGCGACAACGAATCAGTTGCCACGAACAACGGATTTAACGGCAACCATCATGGATTTGGTTCGTAAAGGTCAGCTCACAATTGAAGAAATAGAAATTGACATTCCAAGTATAAGACGAAATAAAAAACGTGAAAAAACCTTCTTAATTAAAAAAGTGACAACGCCTAAACCCGTTCAGTTGCTTGAACATGAACGCTATTTACAAACATGGTTGATTGAGGAAGTTGGAAATGGACAAGAAGTAACCTTAAAACAGATTGAAGATTATGGGAAAAAAGATGTTAAAAAAGCAGAAATTTTCACGAAAAAATATTCAAACTGGCAACAAAAAGTAAAACAAGCGTCGATTAATTTAGGCTATATCAAGTCAAACAGTCAAAAAGCGCTTGCTGTTGCGATGACTTATGGAGTGGTCTTAGTTTTACTTGGCATAGGGACAATACTAACGATGTTGATGTTAAATGGCTTTTATCCAATAGTGGCAGTAGCTGTTAGTGTGGCAGCAATTCTTAGTTTTGTTCAATGGATTGGATATTTTCCAGTCCGTACTTTAGAAGGTGAGACAGCGATTAAACAATGGGCTGCGTTTAAACAGATGCTAAAAGACGTTAGCAATTTGAAAATGGCAGATGTTGGTTCGGTAATTTTATGGGATCATTTCCTTGTATATGCGATTTCATTGGGAGTTTCAAAAGAAGTCATTAATGCTTTAGCAGTCCAATTTCCACAAGCGGACTTGGGAACGATGAATGTAGGGCATTATTATCTATATGGAGCTGCTTGGAATATGGGAGCCAATGGTGCCTTTAATCATGCCTTTGAAAGTAGTTTTACGAATGCAATGGGCAGTGCGATTTCAAATTCAAGTAATGCCAGTGGAACTGGCGGAGGATTTAGTGGCGGTTCTTCAGGAGGATTTGGTGGTGGAGGCGGAGGCGCTTTTTAG
- a CDS encoding PadR family transcriptional regulator, whose product MKETQLLKGVLEGCVLSIIADHEVYGYELVQILKSYGFTTIVAGTVYPLLQKLEKQKCIKSKTLPSRDGPDRKYFFITKEGLLSLQEFENQWKGLVNKVNQIVRSERTSIDEQRNKSC is encoded by the coding sequence TTGAAAGAAACGCAATTACTAAAAGGGGTATTAGAAGGTTGTGTCCTGTCAATTATTGCGGATCATGAAGTTTATGGATACGAACTTGTTCAAATATTAAAAAGCTATGGTTTTACTACTATTGTTGCAGGAACTGTTTATCCTTTGTTACAAAAATTAGAGAAACAAAAGTGCATAAAAAGTAAAACCCTTCCTTCCCGTGATGGTCCTGACCGTAAGTATTTCTTCATAACAAAAGAGGGGCTACTATCTTTACAAGAATTTGAAAACCAGTGGAAGGGGTTAGTTAACAAAGTAAATCAAATTGTACGATCAGAAAGGACATCTATAGATGAACAAAGAAATAAATCATGCTAA
- a CDS encoding response regulator transcription factor: MKKILIVEELQNTTNRLVDQLKKTGYLVKKTSSSDELKLFIEQIEFDLVLISLSSLDQVQKSLHLIHSIDQMPVIVLSESWDKQSKISILKDGADDFISDPSDIELSLTRIEVALRRTQPIIFEKKETMIQHKDLIIYPENRSLYIQGKEIHLTNSEFDILSFLMSNPKKVFTKKEIFCYVWKVHSFVGTEGTINVHISHLRAKLLKANPQMTYIDTVWGVGFKMSEDEG; the protein is encoded by the coding sequence ATGAAAAAGATTTTAATCGTTGAAGAATTACAAAATACAACTAATCGCTTAGTAGATCAATTAAAAAAAACAGGCTATCTAGTAAAAAAAACATCCAGCAGTGATGAGTTAAAATTATTTATTGAACAAATTGAATTTGATTTAGTTTTAATAAGTTTGTCTTCCCTAGACCAAGTACAAAAAAGTCTGCATTTAATTCACAGCATTGATCAAATGCCTGTTATTGTCCTTTCTGAGTCTTGGGACAAACAATCAAAAATCAGTATATTAAAAGATGGTGCTGACGATTTTATTTCAGACCCTTCCGATATTGAACTTTCATTGACACGAATAGAAGTTGCTTTAAGAAGAACACAGCCCATTATTTTTGAAAAAAAAGAAACAATGATTCAACATAAAGATTTGATTATTTATCCTGAAAATCGTAGCTTGTATATTCAAGGTAAAGAAATTCACTTAACCAATTCTGAATTTGATATTTTGTCCTTTCTGATGTCAAATCCTAAAAAAGTTTTTACAAAAAAGGAAATTTTTTGTTATGTTTGGAAAGTTCATTCTTTTGTTGGTACTGAGGGAACAATCAATGTACATATTAGCCATTTACGTGCTAAGTTATTAAAAGCAAACCCGCAAATGACTTATATTGATACAGTTTGGGGCGTCGGTTTTAAAATGAGTGAGGATGAAGGTTAG
- the psiE gene encoding phosphate-starvation-inducible protein PsiE translates to MEHEQNKLTLKIAKGLRFILNVSLSILGLVLAYCIAKEVVYIFLMIAKSGFNDYYVLIQEVLVFFLYFEFISLVVKYFESNYHFPLDYFIYIGITAIVRIIITDHGSPWDTLILACAIVVLLIALVIVNRHKLDDKR, encoded by the coding sequence ATGGAACATGAACAAAATAAGCTAACACTAAAAATTGCAAAAGGTTTGAGATTTATCTTGAATGTCTCATTGTCTATCCTGGGACTAGTCCTTGCTTACTGCATTGCAAAAGAAGTGGTCTATATCTTTTTGATGATTGCTAAATCTGGATTTAATGATTATTATGTTTTAATCCAAGAAGTCCTCGTCTTTTTCTTATATTTCGAGTTTATTTCATTAGTAGTAAAGTATTTTGAATCAAATTATCATTTTCCGTTGGATTACTTTATCTACATTGGCATTACAGCGATTGTCCGTATTATTATTACGGATCATGGCAGTCCTTGGGATACCTTGATTTTAGCGTGTGCAATTGTCGTATTATTAATCGCGCTCGTAATTGTCAATCGACATAAACTGGATGATAAGCGGTAA
- a CDS encoding LemA family protein, whose translation MKNWMKIVIGIVIAVVILVVPFASSYNGLVSAESEVDAQWAKVESKLQRRYDLIPNLVNSVKGSMTQEKEVFGKIADARSKLSNASTTDDKVQANNELDSAVSRLLVVVENYPDLKSDKNVQALMDELAGTENRISTERDRYNDTVKTYNNKVKRFPGSIVAKMSGFDSKTYFKAVEGAQNAPSVNFDTK comes from the coding sequence ATGAAAAATTGGATGAAAATTGTTATTGGAATTGTGATTGCAGTTGTAATTTTAGTAGTCCCATTTGCAAGTTCTTATAATGGGTTAGTTAGTGCTGAAAGTGAAGTAGATGCTCAATGGGCAAAAGTGGAGTCAAAATTACAACGTCGTTATGATTTAATTCCGAATCTTGTTAATTCTGTTAAAGGTAGCATGACTCAAGAAAAGGAAGTTTTCGGAAAGATTGCAGATGCTCGTTCAAAATTAAGCAATGCTTCAACAACGGATGACAAAGTTCAAGCAAATAATGAATTAGATTCTGCAGTGTCTCGTTTATTAGTTGTTGTTGAAAATTATCCAGATCTTAAATCAGACAAAAATGTTCAAGCGTTGATGGATGAATTAGCTGGAACGGAAAATCGAATTTCAACTGAACGCGATCGTTACAACGATACTGTTAAAACTTACAACAATAAAGTTAAAAGATTCCCAGGATCAATCGTAGCTAAAATGAGCGGATTTGATTCTAAAACTTATTTTAAAGCAGTTGAAGGAGCTCAAAATGCTCCAAGTGTCAACTTTGATACGAAATAA
- a CDS encoding TPM domain-containing protein, with translation MKKGSKKLSLYLLVMAMASFCLILFPKISQAAVTYPEASKAFYVYDEASILSQTTNKFIVDVNKHYEETKEKPQIVVATVNNLQGLTIEEYASHLFEKWKIGNKAEDNGVLILFSKEDRKIRFEVGYGLEGALTDSGTGQILDRNIELLKSDQFDEALKQIFTETALKVNKEYGYKDDTIFAGYAVDASDYKEEDSQDSPFSIVTILFIIILAVFFFGGGGSNGGSGGRRRGNNVSTALLYGLSSGIFRGGGGSSGGGFGGGGSFGGGGSSGGGGSSRGF, from the coding sequence GTGAAGAAGGGATCTAAAAAACTAAGTCTCTATTTGCTCGTAATGGCAATGGCCTCATTTTGTTTAATACTGTTTCCCAAAATAAGTCAGGCAGCAGTTACTTATCCAGAAGCGTCCAAAGCCTTTTATGTGTATGATGAAGCGTCTATTTTATCGCAAACCACCAACAAATTTATTGTTGATGTAAACAAACATTATGAAGAAACAAAAGAAAAGCCTCAAATTGTTGTAGCAACAGTCAATAATTTACAAGGTTTAACGATAGAAGAATATGCCTCTCATTTATTTGAAAAATGGAAAATTGGAAACAAAGCAGAAGATAATGGCGTCCTTATCTTATTTTCAAAAGAAGACCGTAAAATTCGATTTGAAGTTGGTTATGGTTTAGAAGGAGCACTAACGGATAGTGGAACAGGGCAGATTTTGGATCGCAATATTGAGTTATTAAAAAGCGATCAGTTTGATGAAGCATTAAAACAAATTTTTACTGAAACAGCGTTGAAAGTCAATAAAGAATATGGATATAAAGACGATACGATTTTTGCTGGTTATGCAGTAGATGCGTCTGATTACAAAGAAGAAGACAGTCAAGATTCTCCGTTTTCTATTGTGACCATTTTATTCATTATTATTCTAGCTGTCTTTTTCTTTGGAGGCGGCGGAAGTAATGGTGGATCTGGTGGTAGACGAAGGGGAAATAATGTCAGTACAGCGCTACTTTATGGATTGTCTAGCGGCATTTTCAGAGGTGGCGGAGGCTCATCTGGCGGAGGTTTTGGCGGTGGAGGGTCTTTCGGAGGCGGAGGAAGCTCTGGCGGTGGAGGCTCTAGTCGAGGATTCTAA
- a CDS encoding pyruvate, water dikinase regulatory protein: MSKKEQYVYIISDSVGETANKLIQAALAQFPDLEVDVSRYPFVRGEDTLISILEKAKEENAMILHTLITNGLSSAANQFCKENNLYCFDLLNPVIEEIEKRTGAVPTKEAGALHQLNDNYFHRISAIEFAVKYDDGKDPKGFLEADIVLLGVSRTSKTPLSMFLANKNLKVANLPLVPEAHIPDQLWKVNPKKIVGLTNDPKILNSIRRERMIAYGLNPDTAYSDMKRIDDELAFAQDLYNKLDCLVINVSNRSIEETAAIILNTLQLNDMSYDN, from the coding sequence ATGAGTAAAAAAGAGCAATATGTATACATTATTTCTGATTCTGTTGGAGAAACAGCCAATAAACTGATTCAAGCAGCCCTAGCACAATTTCCTGATTTAGAAGTGGATGTTTCCCGCTATCCATTTGTTCGAGGAGAAGACACTCTTATTTCAATTTTAGAAAAAGCTAAAGAAGAAAATGCGATGATTCTTCATACGTTAATCACAAACGGTTTGAGTTCTGCTGCAAATCAATTTTGTAAAGAAAATAACTTGTACTGTTTTGATTTATTAAACCCTGTGATTGAAGAAATTGAAAAACGAACAGGCGCTGTGCCTACAAAAGAAGCTGGAGCGTTACATCAACTAAACGATAATTACTTCCATCGAATCAGCGCAATTGAATTCGCTGTAAAATACGATGACGGCAAAGACCCAAAAGGTTTTCTTGAGGCTGATATTGTTCTACTAGGTGTCTCTAGAACATCAAAGACCCCCTTAAGTATGTTTTTAGCCAATAAAAATTTAAAAGTTGCGAATTTACCACTCGTGCCTGAAGCACATATTCCTGATCAATTGTGGAAAGTAAATCCGAAAAAAATCGTTGGATTAACCAATGATCCGAAAATTTTAAATTCGATTCGTCGTGAAAGAATGATTGCTTATGGTTTAAACCCAGATACTGCTTATTCTGATATGAAGCGCATTGATGATGAACTGGCGTTTGCACAAGATTTATACAATAAATTGGACTGCCTTGTTATTAATGTTTCGAATCGTTCAATTGAAGAAACTGCAGCTATTATTTTAAATACGTTACAACTAAATGATATGAGTTACGATAATTAA
- a CDS encoding pyruvate, water dikinase regulatory protein, with protein MSKQPIIYILSDSIGETAQKVVSAVLVQFPELKLTDIRRYPFIEDEKMLLDILNEVLKENGIIVHTLVSKKFVRLVVDFCKETGLSYVDVMSPLTRVLHAKTGTSPLEEPGALHKLDEHYFSRVSAIEFAVKYDDGKDPRSFLLADFVLLGVSRTSKTPLSMYLANNNFKVANLPIIPEAAVPKELFEIDPAKIIGLTSSAHSLMKIRKSRLRTLGLNENASYSSETRIAEELAFANELYQQLGIQVIDVEHRAIEETAALICALT; from the coding sequence ATGAGCAAACAACCCATTATTTATATTTTATCTGATTCTATAGGCGAAACCGCTCAAAAAGTCGTTTCTGCCGTATTGGTTCAGTTCCCAGAACTTAAATTAACAGACATCAGACGCTATCCATTTATCGAAGATGAAAAAATGTTACTTGATATTTTAAATGAAGTATTAAAAGAAAATGGCATTATCGTGCATACTTTGGTCTCAAAAAAATTTGTACGTCTTGTAGTAGATTTTTGTAAAGAGACAGGATTATCCTATGTTGATGTGATGAGTCCGCTTACTCGTGTTCTACATGCTAAAACAGGAACGTCCCCGTTAGAAGAACCTGGTGCTCTTCATAAGTTAGACGAGCATTATTTTAGCAGAGTTTCTGCGATTGAATTTGCAGTAAAGTATGACGACGGCAAAGACCCTCGAAGCTTTTTACTAGCAGATTTTGTTTTACTGGGTGTTTCAAGAACCTCAAAAACACCTTTAAGTATGTATCTAGCAAATAATAATTTTAAAGTGGCAAATCTTCCGATTATTCCAGAAGCTGCCGTGCCAAAAGAATTGTTTGAAATAGATCCAGCCAAAATCATTGGGTTAACCAGTAGCGCTCATTCCTTGATGAAAATTCGAAAATCAAGGTTACGCACACTTGGCTTAAATGAAAATGCAAGCTATTCCAGTGAAACACGAATTGCAGAAGAACTCGCTTTTGCAAATGAACTTTATCAACAATTAGGCATTCAAGTCATTGATGTCGAACATCGTGCGATTGAAGAAACCGCCGCATTGATTTGTGCCTTAACTTAA
- a CDS encoding helix-turn-helix transcriptional regulator, with translation MELTERQKNIIQIVKDSEPISADNIAKQLCLSKPTLRTDLTILTMTGILDARPKVGYFFAGQNFEPLLFEDLYEKSISEIMVPPVVIKKEATINDAVTMLFMHDVGTLYVTENQVLLGIISRKDLLRSTISTTSLNQVPVAMIMTRMPNVVTLQEDERILDAGYKIIQHQIDSLPVVSKDNPALVIGKVSKTVVLKHFIDEAIHMKK, from the coding sequence ATGGAGCTAACAGAACGTCAAAAGAACATTATCCAGATCGTGAAAGACAGTGAACCCATTAGTGCCGATAATATTGCAAAACAACTGTGTTTATCAAAACCAACTTTACGAACAGATTTAACGATCTTAACCATGACAGGAATTCTCGATGCTAGGCCTAAAGTTGGCTATTTCTTTGCAGGTCAAAATTTTGAACCTTTGCTATTTGAGGATTTATATGAAAAAAGCATTTCCGAAATTATGGTTCCACCTGTTGTGATAAAAAAAGAGGCAACCATAAATGACGCCGTGACTATGTTGTTTATGCATGATGTTGGAACCCTGTACGTAACAGAAAATCAAGTCTTGCTTGGAATTATTTCAAGAAAAGACTTATTGCGTAGTACAATTTCCACTACCTCACTAAATCAAGTTCCAGTTGCGATGATTATGACAAGAATGCCAAATGTCGTGACCCTTCAAGAAGACGAACGAATTTTAGACGCTGGATATAAAATCATTCAACATCAAATCGATTCTCTGCCGGTTGTGAGTAAAGATAACCCCGCTTTAGTGATCGGAAAAGTTTCTAAAACAGTAGTCTTAAAACATTTTATTGATGAAGCGATACACATGAAGAAATAA
- a CDS encoding Fur family transcriptional regulator — protein MLETAVKRAIDVLKDHGYKYTDKREGMLLLFANENRYLTAKDVQNGLKESFPNLSYDTIYRNLYTFVEVNVLEETELNGEKMFRFACVHEGHHHHFICTICGNTKEIHMCPMNFFEEQLTGCEIESHRFEIFGKCEKCSLL, from the coding sequence ATGCTTGAAACAGCTGTTAAAAGAGCAATAGATGTTTTAAAAGATCATGGTTATAAATATACCGATAAACGCGAAGGAATGTTGTTGCTTTTTGCGAATGAAAATCGTTATTTGACTGCTAAAGATGTACAAAATGGATTGAAAGAAAGTTTTCCAAATTTAAGTTATGATACTATTTATCGAAATTTATATACATTTGTTGAAGTAAATGTTTTAGAAGAAACCGAACTAAATGGTGAAAAAATGTTTCGTTTCGCCTGTGTTCATGAAGGACATCATCATCATTTTATTTGTACAATTTGTGGCAATACAAAAGAAATCCATATGTGTCCAATGAATTTCTTTGAAGAACAACTAACGGGTTGTGAGATTGAAAGCCATCGGTTTGAAATTTTTGGTAAATGTGAAAAATGCTCTCTCTTATAA
- the rpsU gene encoding 30S ribosomal protein S21 yields MSKTVVRKNESLDDALRRFKRTVSKTGTLQEARKREFYEKPSVKRKKKSEAARKRKF; encoded by the coding sequence ATGTCAAAAACAGTCGTTCGTAAAAACGAATCTCTTGATGATGCTCTTCGTCGCTTCAAACGTACCGTATCTAAAACAGGTACTTTGCAAGAAGCTCGCAAACGCGAATTCTATGAAAAACCAAGTGTGAAGCGTAAGAAAAAATCTGAAGCTGCTAGAAAACGTAAATTCTAA
- a CDS encoding GatB/YqeY domain-containing protein produces MSLLTTLNEDMKTAMKAKDKETLTVIRMLKASLQNEQIKTGKELSEDEELTILAREMKQRRDSLAEFKNADREDLVEKTEAEIVIVEKYLPKQLSETEIKAIVTEAIATVEASSMKDFGKVMGAVMPKTKGIADGNVVNRIVKESLS; encoded by the coding sequence ATGTCTCTTCTAACTACGTTAAATGAAGACATGAAAACAGCGATGAAAGCCAAAGATAAAGAAACTTTGACGGTTATTCGTATGTTGAAAGCTTCATTACAAAACGAACAAATTAAAACAGGCAAAGAATTAAGCGAGGATGAAGAATTAACGATTCTTGCTCGTGAGATGAAACAACGTCGTGATTCTTTAGCAGAGTTTAAGAATGCTGATCGAGAAGATTTAGTTGAAAAAACAGAAGCTGAGATCGTGATTGTTGAAAAATATTTGCCAAAACAACTTTCTGAAACTGAGATTAAAGCAATAGTCACTGAAGCAATTGCAACAGTTGAAGCCTCTTCTATGAAGGACTTTGGCAAAGTAATGGGTGCTGTTATGCCTAAAACTAAGGGAATTGCAGATGGAAATGTGGTTAATCGTATTGTGAAAGAATCGTTAAGTTAA
- a CDS encoding PhoH family protein yields MALFGNHDKNLLLLEESMNVTINSRGEKIELIGEESQIQLVEEILIKLQELIKRGIRVGQADVLSAVKMAEKGSLEYFISLYEEEIGKDFSGKPIRAKNSGQREYVQAVKKNDIVFGIGPAGTGKTYLAVVMAISALKNGDVKKIILTRPAVEAGESLGFLPGDLKEKVDPYLRPIYDALNSVFGTEHTTRLMERGVIEIAPLAYMRGRTLEDAFIILDEAQNATAAQMKMFLTRLGFGSKMIVNGDKTQIDLPRGANSGLIHAEKTLQGIKGIRFVRFDSSDVVRHPVVASIIEAYEKESKDELKNSRNTKE; encoded by the coding sequence ATTGCCTTATTTGGCAATCATGATAAAAATTTGTTATTATTAGAAGAATCAATGAACGTGACGATTAATAGTCGTGGCGAAAAAATTGAATTAATAGGAGAAGAAAGCCAAATTCAATTAGTTGAAGAAATTCTGATTAAACTCCAAGAATTAATTAAAAGAGGGATTCGAGTAGGACAAGCTGATGTTTTAAGTGCAGTGAAAATGGCTGAAAAAGGTAGTTTAGAATACTTTATTAGTCTCTACGAAGAAGAGATTGGAAAAGACTTTAGTGGGAAACCGATTCGTGCTAAGAATAGTGGACAACGAGAGTATGTTCAAGCAGTTAAAAAAAATGACATTGTCTTTGGGATTGGACCTGCTGGAACAGGGAAAACGTATTTGGCCGTTGTGATGGCTATTTCAGCGTTGAAAAATGGCGACGTTAAGAAGATTATTTTAACTCGTCCTGCTGTCGAAGCCGGTGAAAGTTTGGGTTTCTTGCCAGGTGATTTAAAAGAGAAGGTAGATCCTTATTTACGACCTATCTATGATGCGTTAAATAGCGTCTTTGGTACAGAACACACCACTCGTTTAATGGAACGAGGGGTGATTGAAATTGCGCCACTTGCTTATATGCGTGGACGTACTTTAGAAGATGCCTTTATCATTCTTGATGAAGCTCAAAATGCAACAGCAGCCCAAATGAAAATGTTTTTAACAAGGCTAGGTTTTGGCTCAAAAATGATTGTGAACGGTGATAAGACCCAAATAGACTTACCAAGGGGCGCTAATAGCGGATTGATTCATGCTGAAAAAACGTTACAAGGAATTAAAGGCATTCGTTTTGTTCGATTTGATTCAAGCGATGTGGTGCGTCATCCAGTTGTGGCAAGTATTATTGAGGCTTATGAAAAAGAATCAAAAGATGAATTAAAAAATAGCAGAAACACAAAAGAATAG